The following coding sequences lie in one Rutidosis leptorrhynchoides isolate AG116_Rl617_1_P2 chromosome 4, CSIRO_AGI_Rlap_v1, whole genome shotgun sequence genomic window:
- the LOC139843295 gene encoding putative calcium-transporting ATPase 13, plasma membrane-type translates to MISEIVSHCDIGAMMYNISTITLSKAQKRWRVAYFSVSFSNTMFSINKISKKLSRYPISEIVSVPSYTALNIIPQANSERFSNIDQAELTKLVKSKDFKNLNNKFNGVKGLAESLQTSLETGITSNDIKNRNIAFGSNTYKKPPPKGFVYFVVEAFKDLTILILLACAGLSLGFGIKEDGPKEGWYEGGSIFLAVFLVIVVSAVSNFRQERQFDRLSKISNNIKIDAIRDGRRQKISIFDVVVGDVIILNIGDQIPADGLFIDGHSLLIDESSMTGESDHLEIDDVTNPFLFSGSKVADGHGRMLVVSVGMNTAWGEMMSSITGDSNEQTPLQSRLNKLTSSIGKVGLAVAFLVLAVMLIRYFTGHTKDDNGNREYNGKSTTTNEILNSVTRIFAAAVTIVVVAIPEGLPLAVTLTLAYSMKRMMADQAMVRKLSACETMGSATVICTDKTGTLTMNQMKVTKFWLGLDLIEDDSSHEVNSKVRDLYHQAVGLNTTGSIYSSGTAHEYSGSPTEKAILSWAVTNLSMDMEKLKQSSTVVHVETFNSEKKRSGVSIKKNEDDTVHVHWKGAAEMVLAMCSKYYQKNGNIESINIEEREQFESIIEGMAASSLRCIAFAHKEHKTDYKSLPEERLTLLGIVGIKDPCRPGVKEAIDACRSAGVEIKMITGDNVFTAKAIATECGILKHGQQVNKGAVIEGEEFRNYSEDERMEKVDDIRVMARSSPLDKLLMVQCLKKKGHVVAVTGDGTNDAPALKEADIGLSMGIQGTEVAKESSDIVILDDDFASVAVVLRWGRCVYNNIQKFIQFQLTVNVAALVINFVAAVSAGDVPLTAVQLLWVNLIMDTLGALALATERPTKELMHKPPIGRVAPLITNVMWRNLLAQALYQITVLLTFQFKGKSIFNVDERVKNTIIFNTFVFCQVFNEFNSRKLEKRNVFEGLHKNRLFIGIIGVTIVLQIVMVELLKNFADTEKLNGTQWGICIAIAALSWPIGWVVKLIPVPDRPFFSYIRGVYTRFH, encoded by the coding sequence ATGATTAGCGAAATCGTTTCACATTGTGACATTGGGGCTATGATGTACAACATAAGCACAATAACACTTTCAAAAGCTCAAAAACGATGGCGTGTCGCCTACTTTTCTGTTTCCTTTTCAAACACTATGTTCTCCATCAACAAAATTTCCAAAAAACTAAGTCGTTATCCGATTTCTGAAATAGTATCAGTTCCTTCGTATACTGCACTTAATATAATCCCACAAGCTAATAGCGAGCGGTTTTCAAACATTGATCAGGCTGAACTCACCAAATTAGTCAAAAGCAAAGATTTTAAAAACCTTAATAATAAATTTAATGGTGTCAAAGGTTTAGCTGAATCTCTTCAAACCAGTCTTGAAACTGGTATAACGAGCAATGATATCAAAAACCGGAACATAGCGTTCGGCTCCAATACATACAAAAAACCGCCCCCAAAAGGGTTTGTTTATTTTGTAGTCGAAGCTTTTAAAGACCTAACCATTCTTATACTATTAGCGTGTGCAGGTCTTTCTTTAGGCTTCGGTATTAAAGAAGATGGACCTAAAGAAGGGTGGTACGAGGGTGGTAGCATCTTTCTAGCCGTCTTTTTGGTTATCGTCGTATCTGCAGTTAGTAACTTCAGACAAGAACGACAGTTTGACCGTTTGTCTAAAATAAGCAATAATATAAAAATAGATGCTATAAGAGACGGCCGAAGACAAAAAATATCCATTTTCGACGTGGTGGTTGGTGACGTTATAATTCTAAATATCGGAGATCAAATTCCCGCAGATGGTTTATTTATCGATGGCCATTCGTTGCTAATTGACGAGTCGAGCATGACAGGAGAAAGCGATCACTTAGAAATCGATGATGTAACGAATCCATTTTTGTTCTCGGGATCAAAGGTGGCCGACGGGCACGGTAGAATGCTTGTGGTGTCGGTTGGGATGAACACCGCTTGGGGTGAGATGATGAGTTCGATAACAGGCGATTCGAATGAACAAACGCCACTACAATCTCGTCTCAATAAACTTACGTCATCGATTGGAAAGGTAGGTCTTGCTGTTGCGTTTCTTGTTCTTGCGGTTATGTTAATTCGTTACTTCACGGGACATACTAAAGATGATAACGGAAACCGTGAATATAACGGGAAAAGCACGACTACGAATGAGATACTCAATTCCGTTACGCGTATTTTCGCAGCTGCTGTTACGATTGTTGTGGTGGCAATCCCCGAAGGCCTACCGCTAGCTGTCACACTCACACTTGCGTATTCTATGAAGCGAATGATGGCTGATCAAGCCATGGTTAGGAAGTTGTCTGCGTGTGAGACGATGGGTTCGGCCACTGTTATATGCACCGATAAGACCGGCACTTTGACCATGAATCAAATGAAAGTTACAAAATTCTGGCTTGGACTTGATCTCATTGAAGACGATTCTTCTCACGAAGTAAATTCGAAAGTTCGTGATCTTTACCATCAAGCGGTCGGTTTGAATACCACTGGCAGTATTTACAGTTCAGGAACGGCTCATGAATATTCCGGTAGTCCAACTGAAAAGGCGATACTTTCGTGGGCGGTTACGAATTTAAGCATGGATATGGAGAAACTGAAGCAAAGTTCAACCGTTGTTCATGTTGAAACGTTTAATTCTGAGAAGAAACGAAGTGGTGTTTCGATTAAGAAAAATGAAGACGACACCGTACACGTTCACTGGAAAGGTGCAGCGGAGATGGTACTAGCAATGTGTTCAAAGTATTATCAGAAAAACGGAAATATAGAGTCGATAAATATCGAAGAAAGGGAACAGTTTGAGAGTATAATCGAAGGAATGGCAGCAAGCAGTCTCAGGTGTATCGCTTTCGCTCATAAGGAACATAAGACTGACTACAAATCACTACCCGAAGAACGGTTGACGTTGCTTGGTATTGTTGGGATCAAGGACCCGTGCAGACCGGGGGTAAAAGAGGCAATTGACGCTTGCAGGTCTGCCGGGGTCGAGATTAAGATGATAACGGGAGACAATGTTTTCACAGCAAAAGCAATCGCGACAGAATGCGGTATACTTaaacatggtcaacaagtcaaCAAAGGAGCGGTAATAGAAGGTGAAGAGTTCCGTAACTACTCGGAAGACGAAAGGATGGAAAAAGTTGACGATATTCGAGTAATGGCGAGATCATCTCCCTTAGATAAGCTTCTAATGGTGCAATGTTTGAAAAAGAAAGGTCATGTCGTCGCAGTCACAGGTGACGGCACAAACGACGCACCGGCGTTAAAAGAAGCGGATATTGGACTTTCGATGGGGATTCAAGGGACCGAAGTCGCAAAGGAAAGCTCGGATATTGTTATATTAGATGACGATTTCGCTTCGGTGGCAGTTGTGTTAAGGTGGGGTCGGTGTGTGTATAACAACATCCAAAAGTTCATCCAATTTCAACTTACGGTGAACGTTGCGGCTCTCGTCATAAATTTCGTAGCCGCCGTTTCTGCCGGTGATGTTCCGTTAACCGCGGTTCAACTTTTGTGGGTCAACCTAATTATGGATACTTTAGGTGCTCTCGCGCTTGCTACAGAGCGGCCCACGAAGGAACTCATGCATAAACCACCGATCGGGCGAGTTGCGCCGCTTATAACAAACGTCATGTGGAGAAACTTATTAGCACAAGCGTTGTATCAGATAACGGTTCTGCTTACTTTTCAGTTTAAAGGTAAATCGATTTTTAACGTAGACGAAAGAGTGAAGAATACGATTATCTTTAATACGTTTGTTTTTTGCCAAGTATTTAACGAATTTAACTCAAGAAAGCTGGAGAAAAGGAATGTATTTGAAGGACTTCACAAGAACCGGCTGTTTATAGGAATTATTGGGGTGACTATCGTTCTTCAAATTGTGATGGTGGAGTTGCTTAAGAACTTTGCGGATACGGAGAAGTTGAATGGAACGCAGTGGGGAATTTGTATAGCGATTGCAGCCTTGTCTTGGCCAATTGGTTGGGTTGTGAAGTTGATACCAGTACCAGATAGACCATTTTTTAGCTATATTAGAGGGGTATATACAAGGTTTCACTAG